A region of the Spirochaetota bacterium genome:
TGAAGATTATTCTTGATGAGTTGTCAATAAACACGAAAGGTAGGGGTGATATTATTGACTTGACTAAGGAGATAGAGGATATTGTTAGGAGAAGTAATATCAAGAGTGGTATAATTAACGTGTTTTCACCTGGTTCAACGATAGGTATAACGAGTATGGAGTACGAACCGGGACTTAGGAAAGATTTAAACCTTCTTTTTGATAAGATAGCACCGAGGGAGACCTATTACTATCATCACGAGACATGGGGTGATGATAATGGTAGTTCTCATATTTTAAGTAGTATATTCAAGCCTTTCTATCTTTTGCCGGTTGTTGATGGGAAATTGGTGAGAGGGACTTGGCAACAGGTTGTTCTTGTAGAGTTTGATACAAGACCTAGAAATAGAAAAGTTGTCATTCAGGTTATAGGAGAGTAGAATGTTTTTGAGATTTTTGCTATTGGTAGTGA
Encoded here:
- a CDS encoding secondary thiamine-phosphate synthase enzyme YjbQ — its product is MKIILDELSINTKGRGDIIDLTKEIEDIVRRSNIKSGIINVFSPGSTIGITSMEYEPGLRKDLNLLFDKIAPRETYYYHHETWGDDNGSSHILSSIFKPFYLLPVVDGKLVRGTWQQVVLVEFDTRPRNRKVVIQVIGE